The genomic region CGCCGACTCCGATCGCCGCGTCCGCACCCGCCGCCCCGATGCGCGCCGCGGCCCCCGAGCCGCCCGCGCGCGAGGAGCCGCCACTTCCCGACGACGCCGACATGCCCACGGCAGCGGGCTCGGAGCCGGCTGATGGTCGCGCGGGCCCCCTACCCGCGCTCTCGCACGAGCAGCGCGCCATGCTCGAGGCCCGCGCGCGCGCCGAGGCCAAGGCGCACCCGCGCGTGCAGCAGGTGATCGACGCGCTCGACGCCGAGCTGCGCGAGATCCGGGTCGAGCGCACGGCCGACCTGCCGCGCGGGGAGCGCGCGTGAGCGAGGGCAAGCTCGATCTCGCCGCCATGATGGCCAAGGCGCAGGAGCTGACGGAGCGCATGCGCCGCGCGCAGGAGGAGCTGCGACACCGAACGGTGTCGGCCACCGTGGGCGGCGGGCTGGTCGAGGTCAGCGCGAACGGCGCGCTCGAGCTGGTGGGCGTGCGCATCGACCCGCTCGCGGTCGACCCGCGCGACGTCGCCATGCTGCAGGACCTGGTGCGCGCCGCCGCGAACCAGGCGCTCGCCCGCGCCAAGGAGCTGGCGCAGCAGACGCTGCAAGAGGCCACGGGCCTGCCGCTGCCGTTCGGGCCCGGGACCGGCACGTGAGTGACTCGCGCCCCGAGCCGATCGAGCGCCTGGTGAAGGCGCTGCGCCGCCTGCCGGGCATCGGCGAGAAGACCGCCACGCGCCTGGCGTACTTCCTGCTCGCCGCGCCCGAGGTGGTCTCCGGCGAGCTCGGCCAGGCGATCCTGCGCCTGCGCGCCGACGTGCGGCTGTGCGAGGAGTGCTTCAACCTGACCGCGCGCTCGCCCTGCGAGATCTGCCGCGACGAGTCGCGCAACGCGCGACTGGTGTGCGTGGTCGAGGAGCCGGCGGACCTGGCCTCGATCGAGAGCACCGGCGGCTTCCGGGGCCGCTACCACGTGCTGGGCGGCACGATCGCGCCGCTCGACGGCGTGGGCCCCGAGTCGCTGCGCATCGACGCCCTGGTCGAGCGCATCGAGCGCGGCGGCATCGACGAGGTGATCCTCGCGACCAACCCCAATCCGGAAGGCGAGGCCACCGCCCTCTACGTGGCCGAGCGCGTCGCGCCCTACGGCGTTCCGGTGACTCGCATCGGCTACGGCATGCCGATCGGGGGCGACCTGGAGTACGTGGATCCGGTGACCGTTCGGAAGTCCCTGGAGAACAGACGGTCGTTCTCGTCCTAGCGCTCCTATCAAGTGCAACGGGTCTTCGCGCCGAAATGCACCTGTAATCACGGCTCTTGTATCTCCCGGAAGCCCTCTGCTAGCATGCGCGCGGGGGGAAATTCCTAGGCGGATCGGAGTCTTACGGCTTTCGATACGCAGGGACGGGGTCGGGGATCGATGTCGCTGACGCCTCAGCTAGTGCTCTTCGAGGATGACCACCGGAAGCTCCTCGCGGTATCGGACCGCCTGGTGGCGGACGCGAACGCCAAGGCCGTCTTTCTCGTCGACCGCAACGGCCAGCTCGTGACCGAGGCCGGCGAGCTCAAGGGCATCGACACCACGTCGCTGGCGTCGCTGGTGGCGGGCAACGTCGCCGCCACGCAGGGCCTGGCGAAGGTGATCGGCGAGCCCGACTTCCCGACTCACTTCCACCAGGGCGAGCGCGACAACGTGCACATCACGCTGGTGGCGCAGCGCATCATCCTGGTCGTGGTGTTCGACGAGCGCAGCTCGCTCGGTCTGGTGCGGCTGCGCGTGAAGAAGGCCGGCCAGAGACTCTCCGAGCTCTTCGACGAGATCTTCAAGCGCGCCGAGGCGGAGATGGACGGGGAAGGTCCCGCGTCGCCCTTCTCGGAAATCAGCGACGAAGACATCGACAACCTGTTCTCGGACTGACCCCCGATGGCGTTCATCAACTACAGTGCGCGTGAGATCAACTGCAAGCTGGTCTATTACGGACCGGGCCTGTGCGGCAAGACCACGAACCTGAAGTACATCTACGAGAAGACCGCCGCCGACGCGAAGGGCAAGATGATCTCGCTCGCGACGGAGACCGAGCGCACGCTGTTCTTCGACTTTCTGCCGCTCGCGCTGGGCGAGATCCGCGGCTTCAAGACCCGCTTCCACCTGTACACCGTTCCGGGTCAGGTGTTCTACGACGCCAGCCGCAAGCTGATCCTGAAGGGCGTCGACGGCGTGGTGTTCGTGGCCGACTCGCAGGAAGAGCGCTTCGAGGCCAACGTCGAGTCACTCGAGAACCTGAAGGCCAACCTGCGCGAGCAGGGCTACGACTACGACAAGATCCCGATCGTGATCCAGTACAACAAGCGCGACCTGCCGAACGCGGTGTCGGTCGAGAGCCTGCGCGAGTCACTGAACCCGACGGGCAAGCTGCCCGACTTCGAGGCCGCGGCGCAGTCCGGCAAGGGCGTGTTCGAGACGCTGAAGGCCCTGGCGCGTCTGGTGCTGACGGAGCTGAAGAAGGGCTCGCGCTAGTCTGATTGACTACGTTCGCCTGCGGCTCACTGCGCGCGCCTGACCGGTGATCGCACGGGCACCCTACCCGTGCTCCGGCGCTTGCGGGCCTCGCTCAGGGCGGCCTTCGCTCGGCCCCCGACCAGCGCGAGAGCTAGCCATGCGAGGAGTGCGGGCTCCGGCACCACGGAGCGCAGCGCCGAGAAGTCCTGCACGTCCTGGCCGGCGTTGAAGCGGTTGGGCGCGCCGAAGGTGCTCGACGAGCCGTCCTTGTAGGAGCTCGAGAGCGGCGTGATCGCGGCGCTCGGGTTGGCCTCGAGCTTCCAGATCTCGTCGCCGCCGATGCCGGACACCGGGCTGATGCCTTCGCCCGCGGGCCCGAACACCACGTTGCCCAGCGCGTCGCGGATCGTGAGCTGCCAGTTCTGGTTCGTGACCTTGAAGTTCGAGGCGGTCACGAGCGCACCGCTCGCGGCGTCTGCGGCTTGCGCGTTGATCCACCAGTCGCCGTGCGCGGGGTCGTAGGACACGTCGTCGGGCACGAGCTCGGAGATCGTGATGATCGTGCCGCTGCGCAGATCGGACCAGAGCGCCGACTGCGACAGCGTGAGTGTCTCGTCGGGAGTCACCGGGCTGCCCTCGGCGGTGTCGAGGCTCCAGCCGCGCACGTCGAGGTGGTCCGTGATCACCACCAGCTCGAACCAGTCGCCGCCGTTGCCCAGCACCCGGCCGAAGTACGGGTCGGCGGCGCCGTCCTTCAGGAAGCCGTCGTCGTTCACGGCGTTGTACTCGTTCAGGATCAGCGCCGCGGCGTCGGCGCGCAGCGCCGAGCCGAAGAGCGCGAGGACTGCAAGCGTGCGCGCGATGAGCTTCATCTCACAATCGTATCAGCGCGAGATACAATGCCGCGATGCAGGTTTCCGCGCATGCGCAACACGGGCTGAAGACGCTGGTCCTCACGGCCATTTCTCTCTTTCTGTCCGCGTCCGGCGCGGATGCGGCGCAGATGATCCTGAACGAGTACAACGCGGTCGGGCCGAGCAACTGGCTGAACGGCGGCAATGCGACCAGCGACTCCGAGGGCGGCGCGGCAGCCGACGTGACGCTGGGCCGGGTGCTGGGCAACGGCGGCGACTGGTTCGAGCTGGTGGTGGTCGCCGACCACCTCGACCTGCGCGGCTACCGCATCGACGTGTGCGACAACGCCACCTGCAACGTGCAGCTGGTCTTCACCAACTCGGCGCTCTGGTCCGATCTGCGCGCGGGCACGCTGATCACGGTGGCGATGGACCAGCCCGAGGACGCGAGCTACGACCCGGGCGCGGGTGACTGGTGGATCGCGCTGCGCGCCGGTCCGGCGGGCAGCGGCCTCTACGTGAGTCAGACGCCGTTCACGGTCAGCAACTCGAACTTCCAGATCGTGGTGCGCGACGCGGCCAACGCCGTGGTGTTCGGGCCCGCCGGCGAGGGCATCGTGGCCGGCGTGGGCGTGAGCTCGACCGAGGTGTTCAAGCTCGAGCAGCCGCCTTCGGCGCTGACC from Myxococcota bacterium harbors:
- a CDS encoding YbaB/EbfC family nucleoid-associated protein, with protein sequence MSEGKLDLAAMMAKAQELTERMRRAQEELRHRTVSATVGGGLVEVSANGALELVGVRIDPLAVDPRDVAMLQDLVRAAANQALARAKELAQQTLQEATGLPLPFGPGTGT
- a CDS encoding roadblock/LC7 domain-containing protein, translated to MSLTPQLVLFEDDHRKLLAVSDRLVADANAKAVFLVDRNGQLVTEAGELKGIDTTSLASLVAGNVAATQGLAKVIGEPDFPTHFHQGERDNVHITLVAQRIILVVVFDERSSLGLVRLRVKKAGQRLSELFDEIFKRAEAEMDGEGPASPFSEISDEDIDNLFSD
- the recR gene encoding recombination mediator RecR is translated as MSDSRPEPIERLVKALRRLPGIGEKTATRLAYFLLAAPEVVSGELGQAILRLRADVRLCEECFNLTARSPCEICRDESRNARLVCVVEEPADLASIESTGGFRGRYHVLGGTIAPLDGVGPESLRIDALVERIERGGIDEVILATNPNPEGEATALYVAERVAPYGVPVTRIGYGMPIGGDLEYVDPVTVRKSLENRRSFSS
- a CDS encoding GTPase domain-containing protein, translated to MAFINYSAREINCKLVYYGPGLCGKTTNLKYIYEKTAADAKGKMISLATETERTLFFDFLPLALGEIRGFKTRFHLYTVPGQVFYDASRKLILKGVDGVVFVADSQEERFEANVESLENLKANLREQGYDYDKIPIVIQYNKRDLPNAVSVESLRESLNPTGKLPDFEAAAQSGKGVFETLKALARLVLTELKKGSR